A region of Anopheles merus strain MAF chromosome 2R, AmerM5.1, whole genome shotgun sequence DNA encodes the following proteins:
- the LOC121603764 gene encoding aminopeptidase N-like: protein MRLHLLCGVFLIGLHSAAIAAHPKVQHSEGKLNTLAPASLQEVAAQELRYRLPSYIVPTHYKLYLETQVHTGNRSYSGSVDIHLDIRQQAKTIYVHQRGLRITSNELYASNPNTNLTFLETLRYTEDPEREFAVFAIRRALAPASYVLHLDFEGELRVDDDGFYLSSYLDANGTRKYVASTQFQAISARAAFPCLDEPALKATVELGIKHHPSYKAVSNMPIFAEAGDLDGNVVTYFETTPRMSIYLLAFLVSDFLYTENEVAAQRVYARPNAINQTLYALEAGVRIMDALDEHIGLPYRSYMPKVDQVALTQFSAGAMENWGLCKYREEVLLFEPGVTTYRAQTTITTIIAHEYVHQWFGNVITNEWWSYLWLNEGFATLYEFLGADMAYPERQYRDLFNVQVVQRVLITDAAESTRPMTFSRGATFNAILSLFDSVAYFKGGSVLQMFRLLLPDAAWRQMLRTYVQGNEFGTVNTDNFVAALTEAFDGVVSLPEGTDVERFVQSWVNQAGYPVLEVRRSYRGEMILSQDRFYGNKIVNNDFTVWVIPYTMMEQGDAQDALLEWQWMTSKAVRVPSSTPNDEWILVNVNQTGFYRVNYDPSNWYMLIRTLLEDTAAIPMHSRAQLIDDSFHLARSNRLDLEIALELLGYVRHEREYPPWEAANRALGYFHGRMRGQPDYILYELFVDTLIGDVFVTLDITTVAPDERLLEKYLRQVISSWACRMEIESCLTATRDALEREVFDADPVHPDVSAVVYCYGLRTAPTVAFQYLFGKLLGSDNRGERQLLINALGCANDTEQLSSYLLAAIGGELQVNFNAEERLSILQSVLSSRQGVDALIEFLTENYTYVVSLLGPNALANLVQSIATNTNTLDEEQMLIALLEQLNSILPASVSASARTTASINLAWPSTREGLLLRYFLERYNFQPVQSGTVLQPDA, encoded by the exons ATGCGGCTACATTTGCTGTGCGGTGTTTTTCTAATCGGGCTGCACTCTGCAGCCATTGCGGCGCATCCGAAGGTGCAGCATAGCGAGGGGAAACTGAACACGCTCGCTCCGGCCAGCCTGCAGGAAGTGGCAGCGCAGGAGCTACGGTACCGACTGCCGAGCTACATCGTGCCGACGCACTACAAGCTGTACCTGGAGACGCAGGTGCACACCGGAAACCGATCGTACAGTGGCAGTGTGGACATACATCTGGACATTCGGCAGCAGGCCAAAACCATCTACGTGCATCAGCGCGGACTGCGCATTACCTCCAACGAGCTGTACGCGTCCAATCCCAACACGAACCTCACGTTTCTGGAAACTCTGCGCTATACCGAGGATCCTGAGCGCGAGTTTGCCGTGTTCGCGATCCGCCGAGCGCTTGCACCGGCCTCGTACGTTTTACACCTCGATTTCGAGGGTGAGCTGCGCGTCGATGACGATGGATTTTACCTCAGCTCGTATCTCGATGCGAATGGTACGCGCAAATATGTAGCATCAACGCAGTTCCAGGCGATTAGTGCGCGCGCCGCCTTCCCCTGTCTGGACGAGCCGGCCCTGAAGGCTACGGTGGAGTTGGGGATTAAACATCATCCCAGCTATAAGGCCGTATCGAACATGCCGATCTTTGCCGAAGCCGG TGATCTGGACGGCAACGTTGTTACTTACTTTGAAACTACTCCGCGCATGTCGATCTATCTGTTGGCTTTCCTGGTGTCGGACTTCTTGTACACCGAGAACGAGGTGGCCGCCCAGCGCGTCTATGCTCGCCCCAACGCGATCAACCAAACGCTGTATGCATTAGAAGCAGGCGTTCGCATAATGGACGCGCTGGACGAGCATATCGGTCTACCCTATCGCTCCTACATGCCCAAGGTGGATCAGGTGGCACTTACCCAATTTTCTGCCGGTGCCATGGAAAACTGGGGACTGTGCAAATatcg TGAAGAGGTCCTCCTTTTCGAGCCGGGCGTTACGACGTATCGAGCGCAAACGACTATCACCACAATCATCGCGCACGAGTACGTGCACCAGTGGTTCGGAAACGTTATCACCAACGAGTGGTGGAGCTATCTCTGGCTTAACGAGGGCTTCGCGACGCTGTACGAGTTCCTGGGGGCCGATATGGCTTATCCGGAGCGCCAGTATCGGGACCTGTTCAACGTTCAGGTGGTGCAGCGTGTTCTCATCACAGACGCCGCGGAAAGCACGCGCCCGATGACGTTCAGCCGCGGCGCAACGTTTAATGCCATCCTCAGCCTGTTCGACAGCGTGGCGTACTTCAAGGGTGGCTCGGTACTTCAGATgttccggctgctgctgccggatgCCGCCTGGCGGCAGATGTTGCGCACGTACGTGCAGGGCAACGAGTTCGGCACGGTCAACACGGATAACTTCGTGGCCGCACTGACGGAAGCGTTCGACGGTGTCGTATCGCTGCCCGAGGGGACCGATGTGGAGCGGTTTGTGCAAAGCTGGGTCAATCAAGCCGGCTATCCCGTGCTGGAAGTACGCCGCTCATACCGTGGAGAGATGATCCTCTCGCAGGACCGATTCTACGGTAACAAGATAGTTAATAATGATTTCACGGTTTGGGTAATACCGTACACGATGATGGAGCAGGGTGATGCGCAGGACGCTCTGCTCGAGTGGCAGTGGATGACTTCGAAAGCGGTACGTGTACCGTCCAGCACACCGAACGACGAGTGGATTTTGGTCAACGTCAACCAGACGGGATTCTATCGCGTCAACTATGATCCCTCGAACTGGTACATGCTGATTCGGACGCTGCTCGAGGACACGGCGGCCATTCCAATGCACAGTCGGGCGCAGCTGATCGATGATTCCTTCCATTTGGCTCGTTCAAATCGGCTCGATCTGGAGATTGCGCTAGAGCTGCTCGGCTACGTGCGCCATGAACGGGAGTATCCTCCCTGGGAAGCGGCCAATCGGGCCCTCGGCTACTTCCACGGTCGAATGCGCGGTCAGCCCGATTACATTCTCTATGAGCTGTTTGTCGACACACTGATTGGCGATGTGTTTGTAACGCTGGACATCACAACGGTGGCACCCGACGAGAGACTGCTGGAGAAGTATCTCCGACAGGTAATCTCCAGCTGGGCCTGCCGAATGGAAATAGAAAGCTGCCTGACGGCGACCCGCGACGCACTGGAACGGGAAGTGTTCGACGCGGATCCAGTGCACCCGGACGTTTCGGCGGTGGTGTACTGTTACGGTTTGCGAACCGCGCCAACGGTCGCTTTCCAGTATCTGTTCGGCAAGCTGCTGGGTTCAGACAACCGAGGTGAACGGCAACTGCTGATCAATGCGCTGGGATGTGCCAACGATACGGAGCAGCTGAGCTCATACCTGCTGGCTGCCATCGGTGGCGAGCTGCAGGTGAACTTCAACGCCGAGGAACGGCTATCCATTCTACAGTCCGTCCTCAGCAGCCGCCAAGGAGTGGACGCGCTGATCGAATTTCTCACCGAGAACTACACGTACGTCGTGAGTCTGCTCGGTCCGAACGCGCTGGCCAATTTGGTGCAATCGATCGCCACCAACACCAATACGCTCGACGAGGAACAGATG CTGATTGCATTACTAGAGCAATTGAACTCGATACTTCCTGCTAGTGTCAGTGCAAGCGCTCGCACTACGGCGTCCATCAACCTAGCATGGCCATCCACTCGGGAGGGTCTTTTGCTGCGCTACTTCCTGGAGCGTTACAATTTCCAACCTGTACAATCGGGCACCGTGCTGCAGCCCGACGCGTGA